The segment acacgcctgctaatttcgcaatgaacactccgacccctgcaaacattgttcacacctctgacattgggcaaaggattcaccgtttgtgcttggtgtactttcactttcaatatcaccgtcatcttctggatacagatattccccttcagaatcagtgtccgcgaatagaagtccgaacacttcattgcgggtttattgaagctttattgatgccattagataataataaaaataataatgataataataataatctaatgccaatactcgctgacgttgacaacattggtcagataaaatggctcactctcacactagctccgcttttttttcgcactgattcaatgcgctctcgaagattttgttaaggagcattacgtttttttgagtcagagattaagtattacatgtctgctatctggtgcaggggaggtcgcgtgaaatttgacaccctatttgacaaaatcggccggttttattcagtgccgcatcttgtcgagtaaactcgaccatggcgccaagagggttagagctcctgccatgaaaaccaaaataaatccacacgcttgctttgagcccagatggagctgggtggttcggttggttgctcgctcctggtttttccattttacacacctgttctggcagcttgctaactggaactgggcgcgttcgtgacgttcaactcccggtataattttttttacaaaataaaataacgcaaaaaaaaaaaaaaatcgattaatcaataatcgatttttttcaccacccctagcattccagattttcaaatagttgtatttcggccaaatattgtccattccctaataaaccatacatcaatggaaaacttatatATTCAGTTTTCAGAAAAAATTCCAAGGTTTCATTCAAGAAGACATtcaagttttgtggtccaggctcaCATTTGGTttacaaacactttaaacaaataaggagcttttttttttacagcagtattccttttacatagtagcagttaaaatatttattgtaaatgttaacttagaacattaatgtaatcaaatcaaatataaaacaagctgttatttgtcactgccaggacatgaacgtttttatagaaaatatagaaAAGAGCCTCGATCATAAAATTATAACGGGCATCTTCAGAGTAGAGATCTGCACGATTGCAGGACCCATCGCAGCAGtgtgggacaacacttgatgtgcGGGTAGAGAAAACTACCTATTTCCaacttataaagtcatgattacaagtttgttgcattcttttctgttaaaaataacagtggtttgtgaatgttgatgcttaacctaaataatttgatcgggagcatcccATCCTGTGagccatgatttgtctgtatgtgtgttcATAGCCATTGAGCAACggaatttcataataataaaaaaacaaaaactgttaacATGCGATAAAATAATTATCGGTGTTATTGCATTTGAGTTAatgcgttaacttgcccagccctaatataaatatatagtaatacaatataatatttttacatcttaatataaagttaattttaaaatgatttaagaacaaagtataaaacaaatataaaagttttaaaatgtatttaaaacaaattttaaaaggaattacattttaaatcaactgatctgatcatttaaataattacattgttAAACATCATTTATTGAGGAGAAAGTTTCCATGTTATGCACAATAACATGACAAATTGAGAGTTCAATATGCTTGTATCACCTGGTCTTGCAGCATCAGCGTGTAAAAGACAGCTATCGGTACAGCCTGGTGAACTCTCTTATCGCCCAACAAACCTGTTTACATTCCTCTGCACTGGGGTGACAGATTAAAAGATAGATGGAGAAAAAGTAAGAATAAATTAGCATCACTTTTCATCAAACTAATAAACAATAAGCTGGTCTGTTATTACTAATCACAGGTCCATTTCCAAACACGTCGAGAGCATGGGCAAGCAACACAACAGCGCTGCATCCATCAGTCTGGCATGGTTTGGACTTTCCATGCAACGCTGTGACTCATTTGTCAGAATACGCATTTGACATCTGTGCATGACACCATGCTGGGAGGCTCCTTATTCCTCAGGCCAAGACTTGCCAAAGTATGAGATACTTCACCTTCTTGGACGACTGGTTATGGGAACTTGTTAATGCATGCTGTACTGAGCTAACCAGAAGGAGAACCGAACTTGCACCAACTTGCAATACCCCAAAAGACAATTGTTGCGAGTAATCTACACTGATAAGCACTATATTACTTTTACAAAAGCTTGTTTAATTAAGGAACAGGCAGATTTCTTCAGGagtgtaatataattataatgaagTTATCTTAATGCAGTTGATGGTCACGGCCTTCTTTGAAGGATCAGGTGACAGCCGGCACAAACTCACCTTGTGACCTGCTTATGGAAGTCGGTGAGCTGCTTGTGTGTGACGGTTACAGCGCCTCCTGCTGTTTCTTTTGGAAGACCCTTCAGCGCGGTTTCCAGCCAGCGGCAAAATGTCTAGAGACACAGAGACAGCCACAACATGTGACAATTTTGACAACACAGCCTCATTTTTGAAAGAATTGACAATTGTTCAAAATGAAATATCTACattaaacttatacttagcctcgaACTCAAACACTGGCGAGTGAAATCTAAcaatttattagccaatggctaacgaGAAGACATTATTTGGTCACCTAGCATGGAAACTTAGTCTCCCATGCTCCCATGCATTTGACAAGGTTGTTAGTATAAATGATTAAAAGTGTTTACATTTCAACCGAACACAGACAGCGCGATTAATATTCATTAAGCCAAAAGCTGTATAAATATGAGCTCTGGGAAATAACTAATAACTAGCCAATGGTAATTCTATTGCCAAGGTGTTTGGAGATATTTGAAATGTGTAAAGGTTCATCTGTATTTGAGAGACATTCAAAAAGTGTTGCGTGTTCAAAAAGAGTAAAAGCATACCGGCCGATCAAAGACCATTATCTCCCAGAGTACCTCTGCTACATCGGGCAGGGTGTAAGGTGGCAGACAGAAACAGCAGGTGTTGATCAGCTGAGTCACTAGCTGCTGCCCGTGTTGCTCCATCACCTGACCAATCAGACCCTTACGTGCCTCAAAGTCATCCTCGtgctaaaagagaagaaaatcagTTATATGCACTGAAAATGTATATACAAGGTCTTTCGATTGGTTTAGCTTGATCGACGGTGCTGCTTACGTCATTAGTGACCCCGGTGTGGATAAGGTCTCTGATAAACTTCATGACACTGCAGTTGGCATCTCGATGGTCCAGAGTGGTAGAAGCGATGGCACACTGGATGATGTGGACGACAATACTGCTGTTCAGCAGCGTGACCGGACTCCGCTGGACAAACCTGAAATAATGAGAGGAAATGGCTTTTTTCTTGCATTTATTGTTGTGCGGCAAGTCGCTTATTTTGAACTTGTTTTATCATATCAAGTTGCTTGTTTTTCTAACATAGAACTGATACCTTGTGGCGAGTCTAAAAAGATCGTCCACTGTGTCGGGGTGATTGCGCAGTCCATTAGGCTGCTCTAACAGCTGGAAGGTCGGCATACAGAGAGCCTGCAAGAGGGGAAAATGCAGCTACTGATCAATAACACTTAGTTCATCATCATCAATTTTCAACTCAGCGCAGCACAAGATTCAAATTAAATAACTTTGTAAGCTGGTCAATGCcaaattagttttaaaatatgttcttaATGTTGGCTTCATAATGTTTTCAAAAACGGTCACACCTTGTTCAagcttaatataaaaatattatatatatatatattttgtttttgttttttaagtctaAAGTCTATCTCCATGAGATTGCGGGATAGACTGGTGTGTTTCAGGCGTACCTGAAGCATATCCAACAGGCCTTGTCTGCATCCTTCCTCCATGCCGTACTCATCCACTAGAATGCTGCCCAGGTACAGGAAACAGGAGTGAGGGTACACCTGGTACACACTCACCATCTGAAACACAAATCCATTCATGAGATCTGCACTGTCTGTTCCAtttcagaaacacacactcaGATCGGTGGATGTGCTTTAAGGCAAAAAGACCAACCTGAGTAACAAGTGGCTGTAAAAGGCAAGCAGAGCCTTTGCCTACACAACGCACTGCAAATCTTAGGCAGCGGCAGCAGCGCTCCACTATCCGGTTATCATTCTGGTGGGCGTTTAACGTCTCAGACATCACCGGCCAGATCTACaacaaagaacagtgatgattaGAAAGAAACACACTTACAGACAGAGTACCGTGTCATTCAACACACAGCTAAACATACCTCTTGAATGACTTTCTGGCAGGGGTGTGTCTGTCCATTCTCTACTATGGGGTTTGTGTGTCTAATAGAGAAAGATTTCAACcctttaagaacttttttttttttaaaacagcatgaACTGAAACAGCACACATTCAACTTCTTTAATGTGACATTTTTGTGAAATGaagatttaatgagaggaattAAATTTTATCCAACTGGATTCAAcggaattgtgaaatatataatattaataatacattttaaagagttttgtttttttacaataacatGCAGAGATAAATTGTGAATTTACGAGCAAGACAATTTGGTGTAGAATTCAGATGAAATATTATTATCTTTTATCTATTCTTGGTTATtagtttcataaaaatatttaaaaacttttttaaatataaatataaaaccaatAATCTGCAAGGACAAATGTTACacttgattttaacattttttttttttttaccactatgCCAACACTATGCCAGGCTTTAACTTCTATTTTCACATCAAAATtctgattaaaataatattaacaaattcaataataacaataataataataataataataataataataataagtaaaaaaaatatttaaacaaaataaatacatgatcaaaccaataaataataaaaactaagaacaaaaatcaataaaaataaatacataattcaaatcaaactaatatttaataaacatttcatgtataattaatactttaaattactaaaaccttAAGAAATTACTTTAAAATCCTTTTCaagttgaaaatatatatatatatatatatatatatatatatatatatatatatatatatatatatatatatatatatatatatatatatatatacacacacacacacacacatatacatacacacacatttatttatttattttttttacagaaatatatTCACAATATTGCAAAGGTGTTGATGTTGAGTCTCACCTGAAGATAACAGCCAGTCTGTCCAGCCACACAGTGGGGTCTGATGACTTCCCACTACTGGAGTCCGCAGTCAGCAGCTGGTCACAAAGACAACACGGAAACAGACATTACTTTATTGCGTTAACCACCAACATTCAGAAATACAGACCACACAGTAAGAAGTAACTAACCTTCCTCAGTGCCATGACCTGAACCGCACACAGATCGTTCAGACACTCTGTGATCTTCTCCAGCGGGAGGCGGGCCAACACCAACGCCGTACCTGAGATAAACCAATCACACCACTTAAACAAAACCAGCCAAACAACAAAGGCATGACTAAGATCAAcagctatatatttaaaaaagcttattaaagaaaaaaaaaaaaacacctttcagTAAGCCAACCGCAGCATCCGTTGACAGGGCAAAGGAGTCGAGCAAGCGGGCGATGTTCAGCAGGCCCTGGAAGTGCTGTGCCATGTGATCTCGACACACCGAACAGATGTTATGAATGGCTTTAGCTGCCACAGAGGCTAACGGCTTCTCCCGCAAGCCCTTCATCAGGAAATTCAAAACAGGATCTACCAACCCAATACAGACATCATGAAtacacacagagaaacaatacATCTTGTGAGTGAAGATCATGTATCACGTAATGAACCAGACTGTGACAGTCACCTAACATGCAAGGGTTCCGGTCGATCACTTCACTCATCTCGCCAACCAGCTCGATGCTGGTGTAGCGAACAGCAAGGTGGACCGTCTCGGGAAGCAACACTACCTGCTCCAGCACCTCCGTTAGTGTGGGATTATTCTCACTAGGAGCCAGCAGAGGGAGAGGGAGACAATTTACAGTTACAAACAAAACGCTATATGTGCAACAGAATCACCAGTGCTTTTGACAAATAACAAGGCCTTGGTAAAGCCCAAAGTGTACTTTAGCCGTCCGCGTTCACACTGTCTGAGTGCAACAGTGCACGGTTTATGTTGAGACAGAACGAGTCAAGGAAATGGAACGCAGAAAATTAAGTATACCTGAGCCTTAAAAATAGAGATTTCATGACTTATCTATTTTGTTGTGTAAAAAAGAAGAGTAAATCAATCTGAAACACTGCCCTATATAATTACAGTATTAGCTGAATTTTTCATATTTAACCAAAACGGACTGAACAACATCCAAATGAATCAGAGCTAAGTAAGATAAGTATCAAATCGAGAGCTTGCGaatcagaatttaaataaatctgtaatCCACTATCAATAACTAGAGCTATACGAAGtgtcagaaatatatatttttaaaggcatATCAGCATCATACACTAATTCCAATTCCAATTAATTACTACATAGTTTACAAAATGATAACTGCAtcattaaacattacaaaaaaaaaaaaggttaagtaGTAACCTCAAAATACAGGACAATcagataatgaatgtataatctGCAACAGCATGACTCAAAAAGTTTGCACTACCCCAGCCACAGGTGTGACTTTGATTGGTGAAAGCAAGAGTCTTTAATATGATGTGGTTTAGTCATAACTGAAAGTGATACTTACGGATCTATACTCTTAGCAATGGACGCCATGATGAACAAAACAGCCTCAGTTACTTCCCATGGGGGGTTTCCCTCCTTCAGAGTCGAATACAGCTGATGAGAGGACACAAAGTATTTATAATAAGATCAGTAAGGTTGAATATTCCCTTTCGTTTCTCAATAAATcattctaaatattaaaataattttggggGCTTTTCTTCAAATCACTTTCAGTTCATGTTTCCGTTAGTATAAATTCTACCTGTGAGAAACACTCCATGGAGCCGACTAGGAAAATGACATCCTTCACAAGATCAGACACTCTCATCCTGAACTCGCCGAAATCATCTGTGTCCTCCGGGACTCCTTCCTGTAcaggaaacacaaaataagagATGAAGAGAAATCATGTAGATGTTGTTGTACAAAAGCAATAAGTACTGGAAAGAAGTGGCTTGTATTGGATATGGGAAGGGAAGGACGCTCACATGATCCGGGTCAAGCTGGCAGTGGCGGGCGAGACTGTGCAGTAGTCTCTGTATGTACGGCTTGAACACTCTGTGGACCGCCGGATCgtttattttataaagattttCTCCCAGACGGTACCAGAAGTTGAACGAGATTTCAACCACCTGAAAGAGAGCAAAGGTTCCCGACAGACAGTTAAGAGGATGCTTGAAAGTCTCATAGTCACTTTCACTTATCATTATGTGTGAATGTGTCAGCTTTCACTCTCACCTCATACTGCGGATGTCCGGCACAAATAAGCAGTAACTCAAGGATGCGGAGATCTCCCATGCCCTGGCCAGGTGTCCTTACGGTCATCTCCAAAAACGTCTCACACAATTCGGTAAAGATCCGGCAATAATTTAGCACCCTGTGGtggaaaagcaagaaaaaaactGGTTGCAGTTTACAACAGTTTCAACAGAGATCACTCGCTCTGTCTCAAAACCTAAAGAGCTTCCGGATAGAGTATGAATATAAGCGGCCTTTTAAATTACCTTCTTTTGGCCAAATAATAAAGATTAGTGAGGTTTGCTTCAATAGGAATGTAAAAATCCATCACGGTGGAAACAGCAAATGAAAGGAGATCATTTGTGAAAAGGGTCTCTCATTTTGAGTACTGCACAATTTGACGTTTTATCTTTGCGGCATGCTAACATCAAACTCACAGAAATCACCCAAGAGTCCAGTCTCCTGTTCGCTTAATGCTATTTGTTTTAGCTACCCATGTATACATTTCCAAATGCCACTTTCCAATGGTCCCATGAGACTTAAGATGCTGTATTATGGCATCTGACTGGGTATCAGAACAGAGCTATTTTGTTTGAGACTTGCATGACCTGCGTACATAGATCACAAATGATGCCATACGTACTTATCGAGGTCCTCTCGGGCTACGGCCATGTGGTAGGCTGTTTCTAGAGAGAGGACTCCCTGGAAGAGCTGCATGGCCAGAGGCATGTGTACAGCCACATTCTCGATCGCGTACAGTGCTGAGCACACGCAGTCTGATGCCGCCTCATGCAGGTTTGTGGACGTCTCGTCCCTCTGCTGTAATGAAGAGAGGGGGGAAAAAGATTTTTAAAGTAAGAGAAATGGGAGTTAAGTGAACGCCTGACTGCATTGTCTGAACTTACCAGCACTTGGAAGAGAATCATCAGCAGTTGATTGTTAGCCATGAAGTTGTTGTCCAGCACTCCTAAATTAAACCAGCTCCCCAAACACCGGAACACCTTGATAAGCATCTTCTCATCATGTCCGGACTTCTCCGCACATGTCACCTGATCATGGAAATACAACAACATTCAAGCTCACAAtcataaactattatttaaatgtttatgcaGGGCCCACACCACTGAAATGATTTGCATGGATGGATTGATAGCACAGAACAAAGAATAAGTAAAAGCAACAGACAATGGCCCCATAgaggaagagatgtgttttcatGCCTTGCAAACTTAATTTTGTGAATTctgcttatttaaaataaagtaaacatatctgcttaataaataatttgttacatttatatagcacttttctgggtactcaaagcgctttacatgaAATGGGAgaatctcctcatccaccaccagtgtgcagcatccacctggatgatgcaacAGAAgcacacacaccagcttactgggggagaggagacagagtgataaAGTCAATCAGTGTATGGGGATGGTTAGGacgccatgatggtcagaggccaatggggtAATTTGGCCCGGATGACGGGGTTACACCCGTACTCTTTTTCAAAAGACATCCTGGGGTTttaaatgaccacagagagtcaggagctcgagtttaacgtctcatccgaaagaAGGTGCTTTTTTTtccagtatagtgtccccatcactacactggggcattAAGACCCagacagaccacagggtgagcacccaaTGCTGGCCTCACTAaaacctcttccagcagcaacctagttttcccaggaggtctacCATCCAGGTACTTAGcaggctcaaacctgcttagcttcagtggttgcgcatttgaacagtcaatagcaaatacttaaactaataagaaAACATACTAACAGTAGCATACTtttcagcttgtaacactcctaaGAGAAAGGGAAACTTGAAATCGAATCATAAGACCCCTTTAACAATACCGGCATGGAAATGCTTTAAGTGTCTGGAGTATATGTGTGAAAACCATTACATTTTGGACTGACAGGCTAGGCATCTTATCTGAAGACAGGAATTGTTGTGCAAATATAACGGTGCTATACCAGAAGAGTGACCACTGTGGTAGAGTAGTAGGCCAGGTCCTCAATGATCTCAGACCGTCGATTGGCTCCGATCCTTAGAGAGCGGCTATGCACCTCCTCCGGCAGAACGGTGAGTATCTCAATCAGGAACGGCATGGAGGACACGTCATTACTGTATCTGGAAGAAGCATAACAGAGCGTTGGGTAGACTATGACATTTCAAGGTGACACcaactattataattattttagaa is part of the Carassius gibelio isolate Cgi1373 ecotype wild population from Czech Republic chromosome A4, carGib1.2-hapl.c, whole genome shotgun sequence genome and harbors:
- the LOC127975795 gene encoding transportin-3, yielding MEGGKPTLPLVYQAVQALYHDPDPAGKERASVWLGELQRSMYAWEISDQLLQLKQDVESCYFAAQTMKMKIQTSFYELPPETHTALRDSLLSHIQNLKDLSPIIITQLALAIADLALQMASWKGCVQTLIEKYSNDVSSMPFLIEILTVLPEEVHSRSLRIGANRRSEIIEDLAYYSTTVVTLLVTCAEKSGHDEKMLIKVFRCLGSWFNLGVLDNNFMANNQLLMILFQVLQRDETSTNLHEAASDCVCSALYAIENVAVHMPLAMQLFQGVLSLETAYHMAVAREDLDKVLNYCRIFTELCETFLEMTVRTPGQGMGDLRILELLLICAGHPQYEVVEISFNFWYRLGENLYKINDPAVHRVFKPYIQRLLHSLARHCQLDPDHEGVPEDTDDFGEFRMRVSDLVKDVIFLVGSMECFSQLYSTLKEGNPPWEVTEAVLFIMASIAKSIDPENNPTLTEVLEQVVLLPETVHLAVRYTSIELVGEMSEVIDRNPCMLDPVLNFLMKGLREKPLASVAAKAIHNICSVCRDHMAQHFQGLLNIARLLDSFALSTDAAVGLLKGTALVLARLPLEKITECLNDLCAVQVMALRKLLTADSSSGKSSDPTVWLDRLAVIFRHTNPIVENGQTHPCQKVIQEIWPVMSETLNAHQNDNRIVERCCRCLRFAVRCVGKGSACLLQPLVTQMVSVYQVYPHSCFLYLGSILVDEYGMEEGCRQGLLDMLQALCMPTFQLLEQPNGLRNHPDTVDDLFRLATRFVQRSPVTLLNSSIVVHIIQCAIASTTLDHRDANCSVMKFIRDLIHTGVTNDHEDDFEARKGLIGQVMEQHGQQLVTQLINTCCFCLPPYTLPDVAEVLWEIMVFDRPTFCRWLETALKGLPKETAGGAVTVTHKQLTDFHKQVTSAEECKQVCWAIREFTRLYR